A single Parabacteroides timonensis DNA region contains:
- a CDS encoding polyprenyl synthetase family protein, with amino-acid sequence MNDRKKIEEPVAEEFKRFNDEFADSLRSETRRLQAAIDQILNASGKHVRPLLVLLTAKACGKVTDHTINSAVFLELLHTATLIHDDVIDETKERRGVPSLNAIFDNRISVLVGDYILSTALIRSIQTGNLQIINIVSNLGRDLSEGEIKQLETAEETILDEACYMQVIKKKTATLLSSCTEIGAISADASPEMVKMCRKFGEYLGYCFQIKDDIFDYYKEMNIGKPTGNDIREGKVTLPLLHALEQGRREDVESLLKVIHDKDFSAENIDALIEFAKANGGIEYAELRMKEYRDKAVEVLMQFPESDARNGLLLLADYIMERQK; translated from the coding sequence ATGAATGACAGAAAGAAAATAGAAGAACCGGTTGCGGAAGAGTTTAAACGCTTTAACGATGAATTTGCGGATTCACTTCGTAGTGAGACGCGCAGATTACAGGCGGCTATCGATCAGATATTGAATGCCAGCGGTAAACATGTTCGTCCGTTATTGGTATTGCTTACAGCTAAAGCTTGTGGAAAAGTGACCGATCATACGATTAATTCGGCTGTTTTCCTAGAGTTGCTGCATACGGCTACGCTGATACACGACGATGTGATCGATGAAACGAAAGAACGTCGGGGAGTCCCTTCCCTGAATGCCATTTTCGACAACCGTATTTCTGTATTGGTGGGCGATTATATTCTTTCCACCGCATTGATCCGTTCTATTCAGACAGGCAATCTGCAAATCATAAATATCGTATCGAACCTTGGACGTGACTTGTCGGAGGGGGAGATCAAACAGCTCGAAACAGCCGAGGAAACGATCCTGGATGAAGCTTGTTATATGCAGGTTATAAAGAAAAAGACGGCGACGCTGCTTTCTTCCTGTACGGAGATCGGTGCTATTTCAGCAGATGCTTCTCCCGAAATGGTAAAGATGTGTCGTAAGTTCGGGGAGTATCTGGGGTATTGTTTCCAGATCAAAGACGATATTTTCGACTATTATAAAGAAATGAATATCGGAAAACCTACCGGTAATGATATTCGCGAAGGAAAGGTTACTTTGCCTTTGTTGCATGCCCTGGAGCAGGGTAGGAGAGAAGATGTGGAATCTCTTCTGAAAGTGATCCACGATAAGGATTTTTCTGCTGAGAATATCGATGCTTTGATTGAGTTTGCCAAAGCCAATGGTGGTATCGAATATGCAGAATTGCGGATGAAAGAGTATCGTGATAAGGCAGTGGAGGTTCTTATGCAGTTTCCGGAATCGGATGCCCGGAACGGTCTTCTTTTACTGGCCGATTATATTATGGAGAGACAAAAATAG